Proteins encoded together in one Benincasa hispida cultivar B227 chromosome 1, ASM972705v1, whole genome shotgun sequence window:
- the LOC120089459 gene encoding ent-kaurenoic acid oxidase 1-like: MEVSWAVAAVAAAVAAFAAVKWAAKSLNEWIYEAKLGDRRMALPPGDLGWPLIGNMLAFLRAFKSKNPETFIDSYVSRFGKIGVYKVHLFGNPSVVVTTPETCRKVLTDDEAFQPGWPRSAIELIGKKSFIEMPVEEHKRLRRLTSAPVNGFEALSNYIPYIEESVLKSLGKWSDMGPIEFLTQLRKLTFTIIMYIFLSAESEPVMEALEKEYTRLNYGVRALRINFPGFAYHKALKARKNLVAALQRIVTDRRKRRLDKWAPKRKDMMDALIDVEDENGRKLTDEEIIDILVMYLNAGHESSGHTMMWATILLNQHPEVLKKAKAEQEEIVRRRPPGQKGLTLKECREMEYLSKVVDETLRYVSFSLVVFREAQMDVNLNGYLIPKGWKVLAWFRSIHYDSEVYPDPKKFDPSRWDNFVPKAGEFLPFGAGSRLCPGNDLAKLEICIFIHYFLLNYKLEWLTPDCPILYLPHSRPKDNCLAKISKNSSTVV, translated from the exons ATGGAGGTGAGTTGGGCTGTGGCGGCGGTAGCGGCGGCGGTGGCGGCGTTTGCGGCGGTGAAATGGGCGGCGAAGAGTTTGAATGAGTGGATATATGAGGCGAAATTAGGTGACCGGCGGATGGCTCTGCCGCCGGGGGATTTGGGTTGGCCTTTAATTGGAAATATGTTGGCTTTCCTTAGAGCTTTCAAGTCTAAGAATCCTGAAACCTTCATTGATAGCTATGTTTCAAG GTTTGGGAAAATCGGTGTCTACAAGGTTCATTTGTTTGGAAACCCTAGCGTGGTTGTGACGACGCCGGAGACATGCCGGAAAGTCCTTACAGACGACGAGGCCTTTCAGCCAGGTTGGCCACGCTCGGCCATAGAGCTCATCGGAAAGAAGTCCTTCATCGAAATGCCGGTCGAGGAACACAAGCGCCTCCGCCGCTTAACCTCTGCTCCGGTGAACGGCTTCGAGGCTTTAAGCAATTACATTCCTTACATTGAAGAGAGTGTGTTGAAATCTTTGGGAAAATGGTCCGATATGGGGCCAATCGAATTCTTAACTCAACTTCGTAAGCTCACATTCACCATTATCATGTATATTTTCCTTAGTGCGGAGAGCGAACCGGTAATGGAGGCGTTAGAGAAGGAGTACACTCGGCTTAACTACGGTGTTCGAGCCCTGAGAATTAACTTTCCTGGATTTGCTTACCACAAAGCACTCAAG GCTCGGAAGAATCTTGTTGCCGCGTTGCAACGAATTGTGACTGATCGAAGAAAGCGAAGATTGGACAAATGGGCGCCGAAGAGGAAGGACATGATGGACGCTCTGATTGATGTTGAAGATGAAAATGGCAGAAAATTGACTGATGAGGAGATCATTGATATTCTAGTGATGTACTTGAATGCAGGTCATGAATCTTCAGGCCATACCATGATGTGGGCAACTATTTTGTTGAATCAACACCCAGAAGTTCTCAAGAAAGCTAAG GCAGAGCAGGAGGAAATTGTGAGGAGGAGACCTCCAGGTCAAAAGGGATTGACATTGAAAGAATGCAGGGAAATGGAATATCTCTCAAAGGTGGTCGATGAGACTCTTCGCTATGTATCATTCTCTCTTGTTGTCTTCAGAGAAGCACAAATGGATGTCAATCTCAATG GGTATCTAATTCCCAAGGGTTGGAAAGTGCTGGCTTGGTTCAGAAGCATTCACTATGACAGTGAAGTTTACCCAGACCCAAAGAAATTTGACCCTTCAAGATGGGAT AATTTTGTCCCAAAAGCAGGAGAGTTTCTTCCATTTGGAGCAGGAAGCAGGCTGTGCCCAGGAAATGATCTAGCCAAATTGGAGATCTGCATTTTCATTCACTATTTTCTCCTCAATTACAA GCTTGAATGGCTGACCCCTGATTGTCCAATCTTGTATCTGCCTCATTCAAGGCCAAAGGACAATTGCTTGGCTAAAATCAGTAAGAATTCCAGCACTGTTGTGTGA